In Musa acuminata AAA Group cultivar baxijiao chromosome BXJ2-8, Cavendish_Baxijiao_AAA, whole genome shotgun sequence, one genomic interval encodes:
- the LOC135619616 gene encoding non-specific phospholipase C1-like — MDSGVQWRGRGRRRLLAVAVFVLYLVASAHCLDAERAVGRRKKKAKHEIKGPIKTLVVLVMENRSFDHMLGWLRSKGGRTDIDGLTGRESNHVKASDPSSPEVFVSDGAAYVDYDPGHSFQAIREQIFGSDDTSAVPAPMSGFAQQAESMGEGVAGTVMRGFAPEAVPVYSALAEEFAVFDRWFASVPASTQPNRFYVHSATSHGATSNVRRDLIHGFPQKTIFDSLDEDGLSFGVYYQNIPAVLFFKSLRKLKHLVKFHSYKLAFKLHAKQGRLPNYVVIEQHYFDVKLSPANDDHPSHDVARGQRLVKEIYETLRASPQWNETALLITYDEHGGFYDHVPTPVTGVPNPDGIIGPDPFYFKFDRLGVRVPTILISPWIEKRTVIHEPKGPTPNSQFEHSSVPATVKRLFNLNSNYLTKRDAWAGTFESYFYLRKTPRTDCPEKLPEVKPLRPFGPREDKVLSEFQVELIQLASQLNGDHVLNTYPDIGKGMTVGQANKYAEDAVARLLEAGRAALRAGANESAIITMRPALTSRTSGWSSGASVQSI, encoded by the exons ATGGATTCGGGGGTCCAGTGGCGGGGGCGGGGGCGGAGGAGGCTCCTCGCGGTGGCCGTCTTCGTGCTCTACCTGGTGGCCTCCGCCCACTGCCTGGACGCTGAGAGGGCGgtggggaggaggaagaagaaggcgaaGCACGAAATCAAAGGGCCGATCAAGACCCTGGTGGTGCTGGTGATGGAGAACCGGTCGTTTGACCACATGCTGGGGTGGCTCCGGAGCAAGGGCGGCCGCACGGACATCGACGGCCTCACCGGTCGCGAGTCCAACCACGTCAAGGCGTCTGACCCCTCCTCCCCTGAGGTATTTGTCTCCGACGGCGCCGCCTACGTCGACTACGACCCCGGCCACTCCTTCCAGGCTATCCGCGAGCAGATATTCGGCTCCGACGACACCTCTGCGGTTCCCGCCCCCATGAGCGGCTTTGCCCAGCAGGCCGAGAGCATGGGCGAGGGCGTGGCCGGCACCGTCATGCGGGGTTTCGCCCCCGAGGCTGTCCCCGTCTACTCCGCTCTCGCGGAGGAGTTCGCGGTGTTCGATAGGTGGTTCGCCTCCGTCCCGGCCTCCACCCAGCCCAATCGCTTCTACGTCCACTCCGCCACCTCCCACGGGGCCACCAGCAACGTGCGCAGGGACCTCATCCACGGCTTCCCCCAGAAGACCATATTCGATTCCCTCGATGAGGATGGTCTCAGTTTCGGCGTCTACTACCAGAACATCCCCGCCGTGCTCTTCTTCAAGAGCCTGCGGAAGCTGAAGCACCTCGTCAAGTTCCACAGCTACAAGCTCGCCTTCAAGCTGCACGCCAAGCAGGGCCGGCTGCCTAACTACGTGGTCATCGAACAACACTACTTCGACGTGAAGCTCTCCCCGGCCAACGACGATCACCCATCCCACGACGTCGCCAGGGGTCAGAGGCTCGTGAAGGAGATCTACGAGACGCTCCGGGCGAGCCCGCAGTGGAACGAGACGGCCTTGCTTATCACCTATGACGAGCATGGCGGGTTCTACGACCATGTGCCCACACCTGTCACTGGGGTGCCCAACCCGGACGGCATCATCGGCCCCGACCCTTTCTATTTCAAGTTCGATAGGTTGGGTGTTCGGGTTCCCACCATCCTTATCTCCCCTTGGATTGAGAAGCGCACCG TGATCCATGAGCCTAAAGGGCCAACTCCAAATTCACAATTTGAGCACTCTTCCGTTCCAGCAACTGTAAAGAGATTGTTCAACCTGAATTCTAATTATCTCACAAAGAGAGATGCTTGGGCTGGGACATTTGAGAGCTACTTTTACCTCAGGAAGACGCCAAGAACTGATTGTCCAG AGAAACTCCCAGAAGTGAAGCCGCTGAGGCCATTTGGACCGAGGGAAGATAAAGTGCTCTCTGAGTTTCAGGTGGAACTGATCCAACTTGCTTCTCAGCTCAATGGAGACCATGTGCTGAATACCTACCCGGACATTGGCAAGGGCATGACCGTCGGCCAAGCCAACAAGTATGCTGAGGATGCAGTCGCAAGGCTTCTGGAAGCTGGCAGGGCCGCGCTGAGGGCTGGAGCGAATGAATCAGCCATTATCACGATGAGACCTGCTTTAACTAGCCGGACTAGTGGATGGTCTTCTGGTGCTTCCGTCCAAAGCATTTGA